Proteins encoded together in one Benincasa hispida cultivar B227 chromosome 1, ASM972705v1, whole genome shotgun sequence window:
- the LOC120085218 gene encoding jasmonoyl--L-amino acid synthetase JAR6, which translates to MLEKMEAFDGEKVIEEFEEMTKDAERVQRETLKKILEENGSAEYLQNLGLNGRTDPQSFKDCVPLVTHDDLESYIQRIADGDSSPILTGKPIKTISLSSGTTKGRPKLIPFNDELLETTMQIYRTSFAFRNKEVPIRNGKALQFIYSSKALKTGGGLAAGTATTNVYRSAKFKSTMKAIQSQCCSPDEVIFGPDFHQSLYCHLLCGLIFRDEVEFVFSTFAHSIVHSFRTFEQVWEELCSNIRDGVLSSWVTAPSIRGAMSKLLKPNPELADLIYRKCAGLSNWYGLIPELFPNAKYIYGIMTGSMEPYLKKLRHYGGHLPLMSADYGSSEGWVGANVNPMLPPEMATFTVLPNIGYFEFIPLKENAEDQQQENKPIGLTEVKIGEEYEIIVTNVAGLYRYRLGDVVKVIGFHNSTPKLKFICRRNLLLTINIDKNTEKDLQLAVEAGGNVLAAEKLEVVDFTSYVDVSREPGHYVIFWEISGEAKGEVLGECSNCMDRAFLDAGYMSSRKVNAIGALELRVVRKGTFHKIMDHYLSLGAAVSQYKTPRCVNPTNTTVLQILCSNVVNSYFSTAF; encoded by the exons ATGTTGGAGAAAATGGAAGCATTTGATGGGGAAAAAGTGATAGAGGAATTTGaggaaatgaccaaagatgctGAAAGAGTTCAGAGGGAAACTCTGAAGAAgattttggaggaaaatgggtCGGCTGAGTACTTGCAGAACTTGGGACTTAATGGAAGAACTGATCCTCAGAGCTTCAAGGACTGTGTCCCGCTTGTCACTCACGATGATTTGGAGTCATATATTCAGAGAATCGCGGATGGGGATTCTTCCCCTATTCTCACTGGAAAACCAATCAAAACCATTTCGTTGAG CTCTGGTACTACTAAAGGGAGGCCCAAGTTAATTCCCTTCAACGATGAATTGTTGGAGACCACAATGCAAATATATCGCACTTCTTTTGCCTTCAGAAACAA AGAAGTTCCCATTAGGAATGGAAAAGCCTTGCAGTTCATCTACAGCAGCAAGGCGCTCAAAACTGGTGGTGGTCTGGCAGCAGGAACTGCAACGACGAACGTTTACCGCAGTGCAAAATTTAAGAGCACGATGAAAGCAATCCAGTCGCAATGCTGTAGCCCAGACGAAGTCATCTTTGGCCCTGACTTCCACCAATCTTTGTATTGCCATCTCTTGTGTGGGCTAATCTTCCGGGATGAAGTTGAGTTTGTGTTCTCCACTTTTGCACACAGCATTGTCCATTCTTTCAGGACTTTTGAGCAAGTATGGGAAGAGCTATGCAGCAACATCCGAGATGGTGTTCTCTCTAGTTGGGTCACCGCCCCTTCCATTCGTGGGGCGATGTCGAAATTGCTTAAACCAAATCCTGAATTGGCAGATTTGATCTATCGAAAATGTGCAGGATTGAGTAATTGGTATGGGCTGATACCAGAGCTCTTTCCCAATGCAAAGTACATTTATGGTATCATGACTGGCTCGATGGAGCCTTACCTAAAAAAACTGAGGCACTATGGGGGCCATTTGCCACTGATGAGTGCTGATTATGGTTCTTCGGAAGGGTGGGTTGGAGCAAACGTTAACCCAATGTTGCCCCCTGAAATGGCCACCTTTACTGTGCTTCCAAACATCGGATACTTCGAATTCATCCCGCTAAAGGAGAATGCTGAAGATCAGCAGCAGGAGAACAAGCCGATTGGTCTGACTGAAGTCAAGATAGGTGAAGAGTATGAAATAATTGTCACAAATGTTGCAG GGCTGTACCGTTATAGATTAGGGGACGTGGTGAAAGTAATAGGGTTCCACAACTCGACACCAAAGCTGAAATTCATATGCCGGAGGAACCTACTATTGACCATCAATATCGACAAGAACACAGAGAAGGACCTGCAGCTAGCAGTGGAGGCAGGCGGGAACGTGCTGGCAGCAGAGAAGCTAGAAGTGGTGGACTTCACAAGCTATGTCGACGTATCGAGGGAGCCGGGGCACTACGTGATATTCTGGGAGATAAGTGGAGAGGCAAAAGGGGAGGTGCTGGGGGAATGCTCCAACTGTATGGACAGGGCTTTCCTAGACGCGGGGTACATGAGCTCAAGAAAGGTTAATGCCATTGGAGCCCTTGAGCTGAGAGTGGTTCGTAAGGGAACTTTTCACAAGATTATGGATCATTATCTGTCGTTAGGAGCGGCTGTGAGTCAGTACAAAACTCCTCGTTGTGTTAACCCCACAAACACCACTGTGTTGCAGATCTTGTGCTCCAATGTCGTTAACTCCTATTTTAGTACTGCCTTctag